A single Thermoanaerobacterium sp. RBIITD DNA region contains:
- the sigK gene encoding RNA polymerase sporulation sigma factor SigK produces MWAALIALVASIVKEIINFGYLTNASSFPQPLTLEEEKKYFEAYKNGDEDAKNILIERNLRLVAHVVKKYSNTGKDIDDLISIGTIGLIKAIRTYDSSKGTHLATYAARCIENEILMSLRSEKKIKSEVSLQDPIGVDKEGNEISLIDILGTETDEVSDQVELRMQVKKLYNKINSVLKNREKLIIELRYGLRNGGAKTQREIAKMLGISRSYVSRIEKKALNKLFKEMTM; encoded by the coding sequence ATGTGGGCGGCACTTATTGCACTTGTAGCTTCGATAGTCAAAGAGATTATTAATTTTGGGTATTTAACAAATGCCAGTTCATTTCCTCAACCTTTAACATTGGAAGAAGAAAAGAAGTACTTTGAAGCATACAAAAATGGTGATGAAGATGCAAAAAACATACTAATTGAAAGAAACTTAAGACTTGTAGCACATGTCGTTAAAAAATATAGCAATACAGGTAAAGATATTGATGATTTAATATCGATAGGAACAATAGGTCTTATAAAAGCAATTCGCACATATGATTCATCAAAGGGGACCCATCTTGCAACATATGCAGCTCGATGTATAGAAAATGAAATATTGATGTCACTAAGGTCGGAAAAGAAAATAAAATCAGAAGTATCACTGCAGGATCCTATCGGTGTTGACAAAGAAGGCAATGAAATTTCTTTAATAGATATACTGGGAACCGAAACAGATGAAGTAAGCGATCAAGTAGAACTAAGAATGCAGGTAAAGAAACTTTATAATAAGATAAATAGCGTTCTTAAGAATAGGGAAAAACTAATAATAGAATTAAGATACGGACTTAGAAATGGCGGTGCAAAGACTCAGAGAGAAATAGCAAAAATGCTTGGTATATCAAGGTCATATGTTTCAAGAATAGAAAAAAAAGCGCTGAATAAATTATTTAAAGAGATGACTATGTAA
- a CDS encoding YqeG family HAD IIIA-type phosphatase, producing MYQKLIPDMYVKTIYDIDFEKLKEKGIHCLVVDIDNTLVPQKVRYADRNVIRLFKYLKSKDFRVCLISNNTNKRVDEFREKIEVPGIAWAIKPRRGAFNKALKILDAKPEETAIIGDQIFTDILGGHRAGLYTILVTPISKEEFGWTKLMRRLERQVLKRL from the coding sequence TTGTACCAAAAATTAATTCCAGATATGTATGTAAAAACTATATACGACATAGACTTTGAAAAATTAAAAGAGAAGGGTATACATTGTTTAGTTGTTGATATAGACAATACACTTGTACCGCAAAAAGTCAGATATGCGGATCGAAATGTGATTAGGCTATTTAAATATCTGAAATCAAAGGATTTTAGAGTATGCTTGATTTCAAATAACACAAATAAGAGGGTAGACGAATTTAGAGAAAAAATAGAGGTTCCCGGTATAGCATGGGCAATAAAGCCAAGAAGGGGTGCATTTAATAAGGCACTAAAGATTTTAGATGCAAAACCTGAGGAAACAGCTATTATTGGTGACCAGATTTTCACAGATATACTTGGTGGACATAGAGCAGGACTTTATACAATATTGGTGACACCCATATCAAAAGAAGAATTCGGTTGGACAAAGCTTATGAGAAGACTTGAAAGACAAGTATTAAAAAGGTTGTGA
- the aroE gene encoding shikimate dehydrogenase has translation MNIDSKTKIYGLIGHPVGHSLSPLIHNTAFLDQKLNCIYDCFDVLPENIKDAVFGIKALGIMGVNVTVPYKEMVIPYLDFISDEAKLIGAVNTIKNNDGRLEGYNTDASGFIESLLEQGVEIRGKNVVILGAGGAARAIAVAFSLNDVNSITIANRTEGKAYNLYKYIKEKFRTECKYTSLDELIDFDNIDILINATSVGMFPNVNATPVDEKIIRKAKFIYDLIYNPKETLFLRYAKKYGIKNSNGLNMLINQANNSFKIWFGKNFNKNLIVNVLRKKEFIK, from the coding sequence GTGAATATTGACTCAAAGACGAAGATATATGGATTAATAGGGCATCCTGTTGGTCATAGTTTATCACCACTGATACATAATACTGCATTTTTAGATCAAAAATTAAATTGCATATACGATTGCTTCGATGTTTTGCCTGAAAATATTAAAGATGCTGTATTTGGTATAAAAGCTCTTGGTATAATGGGTGTTAATGTGACTGTACCATACAAAGAAATGGTTATTCCATATCTCGATTTTATATCAGATGAGGCGAAATTAATAGGTGCTGTAAATACTATAAAAAATAATGATGGAAGATTAGAAGGATATAATACCGATGCGTCTGGTTTTATCGAATCCCTTTTAGAACAAGGTGTAGAAATAAGGGGGAAAAATGTAGTTATATTAGGCGCTGGTGGTGCTGCTAGAGCTATAGCAGTAGCTTTTTCGCTTAATGATGTAAATTCCATTACAATAGCAAATAGAACTGAAGGAAAAGCGTATAATCTTTATAAATACATAAAAGAAAAATTTAGAACCGAATGCAAATACACTTCATTGGATGAATTAATTGACTTTGATAATATCGATATACTAATAAATGCAACAAGTGTTGGAATGTTTCCAAATGTAAATGCCACACCTGTTGATGAAAAGATTATAAGAAAGGCTAAATTTATTTATGACCTTATATATAATCCTAAAGAAACCTTATTTTTAAGGTATGCTAAAAAATACGGAATAAAAAATTCAAATGGCTTGAATATGTTAATAAATCAGGCTAATAATTCCTTTAAAATCTGGTTTGGGAAAAATTTTAACAAAAATTTAATTGTAAATGTCCTAAGAAAGAAGGAATTTATCAAATAA
- a CDS encoding ATPase, T2SS/T4P/T4SS family gives MVKKRLGDLLVEVGLIDKSQLDNAIMLQKKTGEKLGKILVKEGYLTEEQIIEALEFQLGIPHIDIKKVFIDPNVAKLIPESIAKRHIVIPIKKDHDGLQVAMADPLNIFAIDDIKLITKMNVKPLIASEDGILKAIDRVFGKEEAEKAVQDFKKELNQHGIDIENNTIESLSEEEINNAPAVRLVNSIIEQAVKGRASDVHIEPTEKDLRIRYRVDGELHEAMRVIKNTQGPVITRIKIMANMNIAERRIPQDGKIETNIDGRSIDIRVSSLPTIYGEKIVLRILDKSGFIITKDKLGLSEEEMNLFDSLISHPNGIILLTGPTGSGKTTTLYAMLKELNKPDINIITVEDPVEYTLEGINQVQVNEKAGLTFATALRSILRQDPDIIMIGEIRDRETAEIAIRSSITGHLVLSTLHTNDAAGAITRLIDMGIEPYLVSSSIVGVIAQRLARKICNNCKVEYEASNREKAILGIDIHENLKLYRGKGCAVCNKTGYRGRTPIYEIMMMTPKIKELTNEKASSDIITNEAITNGMHVLRESAKRLVLEGITTIDEMLRLTYED, from the coding sequence ATGGTCAAAAAAAGATTGGGAGACCTTCTTGTTGAGGTCGGACTCATTGATAAATCTCAGCTTGATAATGCTATAATGTTACAAAAAAAAACGGGTGAAAAACTCGGGAAAATACTTGTTAAGGAAGGCTATCTTACAGAAGAGCAAATAATAGAAGCATTAGAATTTCAGCTTGGTATACCACATATTGATATTAAAAAAGTTTTTATAGATCCCAATGTAGCAAAGTTAATACCTGAATCCATTGCAAAAAGACATATAGTAATACCAATAAAAAAAGACCATGATGGGTTACAGGTTGCAATGGCAGACCCCCTCAATATATTTGCCATAGATGATATAAAGCTTATAACAAAAATGAATGTAAAACCATTGATTGCTTCAGAAGATGGAATATTAAAAGCTATCGACAGAGTATTTGGGAAAGAAGAAGCCGAAAAAGCAGTACAGGATTTCAAAAAAGAACTTAATCAGCATGGTATAGATATTGAAAATAATACTATTGAAAGCCTTTCAGAAGAGGAAATAAATAACGCACCTGCTGTAAGACTTGTAAATTCTATCATTGAGCAGGCTGTTAAAGGAAGGGCTTCTGATGTACATATAGAGCCAACAGAGAAAGATTTGAGAATAAGGTATAGAGTTGATGGTGAGCTTCATGAGGCAATGAGGGTTATAAAAAACACCCAAGGGCCCGTAATAACAAGGATAAAAATAATGGCAAATATGAATATAGCTGAGAGAAGAATACCACAAGATGGGAAGATAGAGACAAATATAGATGGTAGAAGTATTGACATAAGGGTATCATCACTACCTACCATTTATGGAGAAAAGATTGTTTTAAGGATACTTGATAAAAGCGGATTTATAATAACAAAAGATAAACTTGGATTAAGCGAAGAGGAAATGAATTTATTTGATAGTTTAATAAGCCATCCAAATGGTATTATCCTTCTTACAGGGCCTACAGGAAGCGGTAAAACAACGACACTCTATGCAATGCTGAAGGAGCTAAACAAACCTGATATAAATATTATAACGGTTGAAGACCCTGTAGAATACACGCTAGAAGGTATTAATCAAGTTCAAGTAAATGAAAAAGCTGGGCTTACTTTTGCAACTGCTTTAAGGTCGATATTGAGGCAGGATCCAGATATCATCATGATAGGTGAGATAAGGGATAGGGAAACAGCAGAAATAGCAATACGTTCTTCCATAACTGGTCATCTTGTTTTATCGACACTGCATACAAATGATGCTGCAGGTGCTATAACAAGGCTAATTGATATGGGCATTGAGCCATATCTTGTTTCATCGTCAATAGTAGGTGTTATAGCGCAAAGGCTTGCGCGAAAAATTTGCAATAATTGCAAGGTAGAATACGAAGCATCAAATAGAGAAAAGGCAATACTCGGAATAGATATACATGAGAATTTAAAACTTTATCGTGGGAAAGGGTGTGCTGTTTGCAATAAAACAGGCTATAGAGGTAGAACACCTATATATGAAATAATGATGATGACGCCAAAAATAAAAGAGCTAACAAACGAAAAAGCATCGTCGGATATAATAACAAATGAGGCAATAACAAATGGTATGCATGTATTGAGGGAAAGTGCAAAAAGGCTTGTTCTTGAAGGCATTACAACGATCGATGAAATGCTAAGACTAACATATGAGGATTGA